The genome window TCCCCTAGTATTGGTAAAAAGAAGCACTGGTGAGTCAAGATTCAGTTTGACTAGGTAATCAACTATAAAGTCCGCCACATCGCTAATTGTCCCGTCTACATGCTTGATTTCAACATCGTATTTCCTTATTGTTTCGTCTTTGATTATTTCGTATTTTCTTTTTGTCCCAACTAGGAATTTTGCAGCATCTACAGTATTGCCTACAGTTGCAGAAAGGCCTATTCTTGTAATGTGGTGTTTTGAGTTAATCTGCAATCTTTCAAGGCTAAGCGACAGTTGTGAGCCACGCTCATTTGACAGCAAGTCATGGATTTCGTCTATTATGATCCAGTCAAGTTCGGATAACGCATCTAGCATTTTTTGCTGGGTTAGTAGAATTACAAGTGTCTCAGGCGTTGTGATTAAGACGTCAGGAGGTGCAACAGATATTTTTTTTCTGGCTGCTTGTGATGTATCGCCGTGTCGGATTTCTATTGTAAGATTTTCAGATTCTGCATATCTGATTATTCTCTTAAAGACATCTCGGTTTAGTGCACGTAGTGGGGTTACGTACAACGCTTTAATTTTTCCAGCCGATTTCGAGGCTCCAATAAATGAAAAGATGGGGATTACCGAACACTCTGTCTTCCCTGAACCGGTCGGTGCGATTATGAGCGAATCTTTTTTTTGAATTATTAGTGGGATTGCTTTTTTTTGAATTTCGGTGAGTTGCGCAAATCCTAAGGAACTAAATTTTGCTAGTACAGAATCAAGCTGTTTGTTCGGTATCTTTTCTTGATTTAGCTCGTTCATATACAATTATTCCAATAACTCCAATTGCAAACAAAACCACAGTTATAATTGGAATAGAATCGAAGATTCCTGCCATAGTGAATCAGATAATTCTCACAGTTAAATAGGTTAAGTTGAGCTCATCAATCCGTTTTTTTCGATTTTATAATAAAATTGATTTTCCCCAGAATGTGGAAACACTTCGCCCATGTAGTTGGTTGATTTTTTTGAGAGCTTGATTTTGACGTGTGTAAAGAGACTCATGACAGAATCAAGATTTTCTTGTTCGATATCGTTAATTTTTCTAATCATATTTACTACGACGATTGGAATTTTTTTCTCAAACGATACGGTGGCTAATTGTTTCATGTATTTGGTGAACTGCTTATTTTTTTCTAAGATTTGGTCTTCCTTGGAATACTCGAATGAAAATAGATCAGTTATGTTGTCAATTATGACTAGCGAAAAATTGGATTGTCCTATTTTTGATATGGCACTGAATTGTTCTTGAGCGTTTGTGATTCTTCCAACTGTTATTTTGTCAAGAAGTGCCGTATCGAGTTTTTTTGGTTTTAGCATGTCCAGTAGTCGTTCGGGTCTAAAATTTCCCGTTGTGTCTTGGTATAATATGGTGCCACCCTGTGAAAGACAGTTAACTGCTATTTGCAACACCAGCTGGGTTTTTCCAGTACTGCTTGCGCCAAAGATATCCGTAATTATTCCATTTTTTATTCCACCCCCGAGCAGATCATCTAGTCTTTTTATCCCAGTCGATATCATGTATGATAAATTCTCAAAAAGTAGAAAAATAAACAAATCTAATATTGATATAATAAAATAGGCAAGGCTTTTATTCCGGTTATCAAGCTAGCATCAACAAGAGAGCAACCATTGTCACAAACAAGCGTGAAGAAACCACTAACAACTCTTCAAAAAAATACAAAAAAGAAAGTCACAGTTAGACTAAAGAACGAAGTAGAGTACAAGGGCAAAATGGATAACGTTGATTCCTACATGAATTTGATTATGACAGACGCGGAGGAGCTTCATGATGGAAAAATATCTGCAAATTATGGCAGAGTTATCGTTAGAGGAAATAACGTATTATTTATCAGACTAGAAAACGAACTATAGGTCAGATTCCCGATGTCAAGAAGTTTTCTTTTTACTTCAGAATCAGTAACAGAAGGACATCCTGACAAAATTTGCGACAAAATTTCAGACGCGTTATTAGACGAGTTTCTTAGGCAGGATCCAGATTCCCGTGTTGCTATAGAGACCATGACAACCACGGGTGTTGTGATTGTTGCCGGCGAGGTTACCTCAAAGGCAAGATTTGACATTCAAGACGTAGTGAGAAAGACCATAAGAGAGATAGGATATGACAAGCCAGAATTTGGTTTTGATGCAGACTCTTGCAGTGTGCTAGTTTCATTACATGCACAGAGCCCCGACATATCCCAGGGTGTTACTGCTACAGATAACAAGGATCAGGGAGCAGGTGACCAAGGACTGATGTTTGGTTATGCCGTAAATGAGACTGACGAGTTAATGCCGCTACCAATTCTTCTTGCCCATAAACTAACAAGAAGGCTGGCAGAACTACGCAAAAGCAAAGAACTTGCATGGGTAAGACCCGACGGCAAATCACAGGTGACCATAGAATACGAGGACGGCAAACCAAAAGGAATCGAAGCAATAGTCATATCAACTCAGCATTCTCCAGATATTACAAATTCTGACATTCGAAACCAAATAATTGAAAAAGTGATAAAACCAGTATGCGGCAAATGGTGGAATGATAAGATAAAGATTCACGTCAATCCAACTGGACGCTTTGTGATAGGCGGTCCTCCAGGTGATGCTGGTCTTACTGGAAGAAAGATCATCGTAGACACATATGGTGGAATGGGAAGGCATGGGGGAGGCGCCTTTTCTGGAAAGGATCCATCAAAAGTAGATAGATCGGCATGCTATATGTGTAGATACATTGCAAAAAATATTGTTGCGTCTGGCCTTGCCGACAAATGTGAAGTTCAAGTAGCATATGCAATTGGGGTTGCAGAGCCAGTTTCGTTGATGGTAAACACTTTTGGCACTGGCAAGATATCAGAAGAAGACATCGAGAATCTAGTCAGGAAGAATTTTGACATGAGGCCAAGAGCTATCATATCACATCTTGATCTCAAAAAACCAATTTACAGGGACACTGCGGCGTATGGACACTTTGGAAGAACTGATATTTTGTTTCCTTGGGAAAAAACTGACAAGGCGGAATTGCTAAAAAAGGCAGCCGGATTATAGAATCTTTTTTAGTGGTGTCAGTTTAAAGCCGCATAATCGCTCTAGCTTTTTGTGACTACCAACAAAGTCGCCGACAAGTATGTTCAGGTCGTCTAATCCATAAATGGCATTTTTTGGTTGATTTAATGCCGTATGATATGCTTCTTCCAGATCAACTTTTTTAATTTTAGCTTGTTTCTTGGTAAATCTCCTTACAAAATTTTCAAAGGTCACGGTTTGTGGGCCGACAAGATCTACAATTTTATTTGAAAATTGCTTACTAGTTGTGGAAGCGAGAATCACTTTTGTCACGTCATCGACAGATATTGGTTGCAGCCTATATGATCCAGAGCCAGGAATTGTTACTGAGTCGTTTTTGATTTGCTTATTCAGGTTTTTTGTAAGCGGATCGTTATTTCCGACTATATAGGATGCTCTTAGGATTGTGTAATCAAGACCAGACTTGATTATTTCTTGCTCTGCTTTGAATTTTGAGATAAAATACCCAAACGTTGTTGATTTACTGACACCAAAACCACTTATGTAAACAATTTTCCTAATTTTTGCATTCTTGCATAGTTTCACAATTGTTTTTGTTAGCTCAATATTGACATCATCATAAGTAGCATCAACACTTTGTGTTCCTTGTCCAATTAGGTGCACTAAGGCGTTACAGTTTTTCAGTTTGGAAATAAGATTTTTCTGATCAAGATCAGAATAACGTACGTTTGTTTCGTATTTGAGAGACAGATGCTTGCTTCTTGTCAGACTGATTATTGATACCTTGTTGTGATTGAGAAATTTTATGAGGTTTCTTCCAACAAACCCATTTGCCCCAGTAATGGCTATTTGTGATCTTTTTTCATTCATAAATATCACATCACCAGTATAATTTTAAATGTGTATTACCAAAGTGAGCCATTGGATGCATTACAATGCTACCAAGCTCTTGGCTTGAACGAAAGTGCCTCACTTAAGGAGATTAAACATGCATACAGGCAATTGTCATTAAAATACCATCCAGACAGGAACAAAGAAAAAGAATCCGATAAAAAATTCAAGGAAATTACCGAGGCATATCAGTTTCTAAAACAGGAACAAAAAAGGAGTAATGCAACACACCGAGATGCAGAAACTGCGCATGCTGATTTTTGGAATTATTACGACAAGAAATCAAGTGATGATTTCAGATTTAACCGTCAGGCTAATTTTGAAGGGTTTACTCACAATTTTGGCGCAGATTTTAATGAGCCACAAACTCACAATATGGAAAAGCAAGTCTCCCACAAAACGACACATGTTTTACTTTATGGCGGTCTTGTGGCAATGGCGCTGTGGATAATTCTTTCAGAAATTTTAAAGTAATCTAAGAAGAGTTATTACATAAAAATAACATCACAGTTTGTGAGCGATGTAGAAAAACCAAGAGATAAACTGCGAACGGGTTTTACAACCGGTGCATCTGCGACAGCAGCTGCAAAATCAGCGTTGCTTGCAATAATAAATCAAAAAAAAATCGAGTCAACCGAAGTTCTATTACCAAAAGACAAAAAAATTACAATTAAAATATCAAGTTGCCAGTATACTTCTGACTCTGCCAGATGCTCAGTCATAAAAGACGGTGGCGACGATCCTGACGTAACACATGGTGCAGAAATTATTGCGAATCTTAGTCTTACAGACAAAGTAGGACAAATTGAGATAGACGGTGGCGAGGGAGTGGGCAGGGTAACAAAGCCGGGACTTGGTTTGGAAATAGGCAGTGCTGCAATTAACCCGACGCCTAAAAAATTATAATTGAAAATTTGACACTAGTTGGAAAAAATGTTCTTACAGAAAATGGAATCAACGTGATTATTTCTGTTCCCATGGGAAAGGAAATTGCAACAAAAACAGACAATCCAAGGCTTGGTATTTTGGGTGGAATATCGATTCTTGGAACAACTGGTATTGTAATCCCATATTCCACAGCATCATTTGCTGCTTCAATTAGGCAAAGCCTTGATGTTACAATTGCAATGAAAAATGACACCGTAGTACTAACTACGGGGGGACGAAGTGAAGAATTTTCTAGAAAGGAGTTTGACCTACCTGATCATTGTTTTGTCCAAATGGGTGATTTTTCAGGCTATACAATCCAGCAATGTGCTAAAAAAGGAATACAAAAGGCGCATGTTGCAGGTTTTATCGGTAAGCTGGCAAAAATGGCAGCAGGCGTCAAACAGACTCATGTTAAAGGATCCAAGGTAGACATGGAGTTTCTTGCTAGAATAGCTGGCACTTTGACCACAAATCATACAATATTGGAGCAAATAAGAAAAGCAAACACTGCAAGACACGTACAAGAGATAATTATTGAAAATAATATCGGGGGATTTTTTACTGCGGTTTGCGCTGAAGTGTATAAACAAATGCGCCAGCATTCTGAAGACAAGGTAGAATTGGACGTAATTCTTTTCGATTTTGACGGTAAGATACTTGGAAGGTATAATTCGTCCTAAGAAATTTTATGGAGTAAGAAAAGAGGATATTTATGGGAAAAACTGCAATTCTCGCAATTACAAAAAACGGAGTCAAGATTGCATCTATAATAAAAGAGATGTTTCCCACATGGGAGATATTTGCGCCAGCAAAATTTGCCGACACCACAAATGCAAATTGGTATGATGACTCTACAACTTCCAAAATTGCAGATCTTTACAAAAGCAGTGATGCAATAATTTGCATATTTTCGTTGGGCGCAGTGATTAGACTAATTGCTCCCCACTTGGGAGATAAAAAAACGGATCCTGCTGTGATTGTAATAGACGACAAGGCAAACTTTGTCATAAGCACATTATCCGGTCATCTTGGAGGAGCAAATGAGCTTGCAAATGAGCTTGCAAAAAAACTTGGTTCAACTGCAGTCATCACCACAGCTGCAGATGTAAACAAGACAATCCCAGTTGATTTGGTAGGAAGAAAATTTGGATGGAATATTGACGATGATTCCACTGTGACAAAAATAAGCGCGTTTATGGTAAATGAGGAGAAAGTTGGAGTGTATCAGGATGCTGGTGAACGAAATTGGTGGGAAGGAGACCTACCAAAAAATGTGACAGTCTACGATACGTTTGAAAAACTGGAAAAATCAGATTCTAAGGGGTTTTTGATAATAACGGACAGAAAAATTACTGGTGAGATTTTGAAAAATGCAGTGGTTTACAGACCAAAAACATTGGTCGTTGGAGTCGGGTTACACGGAGACACCACAAAAGAAAAGATATTGGAAGGTCTGTATGCATGTCTAGAAAAATTCAACCTCAGTCCTAAAGCAATCGCAAGATTTGCATCAATAAAAAAGCCTCAAGATATCAACAGCCTAATTGAAACCGCAAAAGAATTCGGAGTTTCTGTAGAATATTTTGAAAGAGATGATTTGGCAAAGGTTAGAATCCCAAATCCTTCAGTTATGGTTGAGGCGTTTGAGGGTACGGCAAGTGTGTCTGAGGCAGCATCGATATTAAGCTCCAAGGGAAGCCTTGTTGTTGAAAAGCAGAAATTCCCGCCAGATCTCACTATTGCCATAGCGAGGATTGAAAAATGAAACGCGGTTTATTGTTAATTGACAGAGGCAGCAAAGAAAGAGAGGCCGAAGAAGAGCTTGAAAAGATTTGCCTAAAAGTAAAGGAAAAAGGCAAGTATATTTTTTCCGAATACTGTTTTCTGGAAGTAGTACCGCCCTACATAGAGGACGGAATTGCAAAATGTCTAAACCAAGAAATAGATTCGCTGACCATAGTTCCCTATTTTCTATATCCAGGCAAAAAGGTCAAAGCAGCTGTAACTGAGGCAATGAAATTTCAAACTAAAACTAAGGTAAAGTTTCTGGTAACAAAACCTATGAGCATGCACAAGACGCTACTTGAACTGGTGGATAACAGAATATCTGCAGCTTTGAAGAAAAACAATGTAGATCTTCCAAAAAAAGACGTAGATGTATTGATTATCGGTCATGGAAGTATGGATCCAAATGCCCAGATCTCGATAAACTACATAGTAGATGGCATGAGAAAGATTTACAGAAATGCAGATCGTTGTTTCCTAGAAATTGAGCAGCCAGACATAGCATCGGGAGTTGAGAGTGCTCAAAAGAACAATCCGCAAGTCTTGGTAATAGTGTTTTATTTCCTTCATGAAGGCGCTCATGTTAAAACAGATATCAACCAGGATCTTAAACCGGCACTGGAAAAAGCGAAACTAAAACATGTTTACATTACCGAACATATAGGGGTTGATGAAAAAATGGTAGATTTGATTTTAGAAAGAGCCCAAGAGGTAGAGAATGCAAACTAGAAAGGGCCAGTCCATAGAGGATGAGAGCATGGAGATTATTGAGCAAGAAATAGGTCCTCATCCATATAGAGGACCTGAATGGCAGATAGTAAGAAGAATAATTCATTCAACTGCTGACTTTGATTTTGCAGGGGAAAATGGGCTGATTTTTCATAAAGATGCAGTAAAGAATGGATTAGAAGCGCTTCAGGGCGGCAAGAACATCATAGTTGATGTAAATGGTGTCATTGGACTGTTAAACAAAAAAAATCTTGACGATTTTAAAACAAATGTTATTTGCGACATATCAAATCCCGCAGTAGTAAAAGAAGCCACGAAACTAGACAAGACCAGAGCTCAGATGGCCATGCGCATGAGAGCCTCGGAGATGAATGATGGCATCGTAGTAATAGGTAATGCGCCTACTGCACTTTTGGAGGTAATTGGTATGATAAAAGAAAAAATTACAAGGCCAAAGCTCGTAATTGGCGTGCCAGTTGGCTTTGTATCTGCCGCAGAGTCAAAAGACTTACTGCAAACTATTGATCTTCCATACATAACAAACAAGGGACGAAAAGGTGGATCCCCCTGCGCTGCTGCAATAATAAATGCACTTTTTAAAATTATACGAGAATCATCTAGCTGAGAATTTTATACAATTCTTGACAAAATTATACGGATAATTATTCCGATCAAAATAAAGATGCATGTATGAGGCAAGCGTATTGTATTCAAGCAGACCATCCTTTTTGCCATTAATCCCAACACCGATGGATAACTCGTAAGCAAATTTAGAGTCTTTTGGAATTGATTTGAGCTCAGAATAATGAAATTCGTGGCCAAATAATTTTGTTGATTTTTTTGCAACTATACAATCTGAAATGACTTGTGCTTTTGTATAGTTCAATGTCATTTTCTTTTCCATGGTGGTTTCAGCATCAAAAAGACCAACTGTCGAATATTTCTTGTCACCATATTCAATTGATTTTGTAAGATACATCAGTCCACCGCATTCTGCATAAATTGGCATTCCTTGTTCGGCAAGGCTTTTAATTGATTTTTTCATGGTGTGGTTTTTTGTCAAGAGTTGACCTAGCACCTCTGGGAATCCTCCTCCTATGTAGAGTCCATCACATTTTGGTGGAACTGGATCTGATATTGGGCTAAAAAACTCTATCTTTGCACCTTCGCGTCTTAATGCATCAAAATTATCATAATAGTAAAAATTGAATGATTTGTCAAGCGCTACGCCTATTTTGACCCGGTATCGCGTTTGCAGTTCTTTACTGGCTTGTAAAAATGGAGATGCTTGCTTTGCTGCGGAAATTATTCCATCAATGTCAAGATAACCTGAAATTTTTTTTGCAATTTTTTTTATTTTTTGTTTTAGTTCGTTTTGTTCAATTACTGGAATTAATCCCAAATGTCTTGACTGTATGTCAAATTCAGAATTTTTCGGTATTATTCCAAGTATGGGAATTTTCAAACTAGAAAGTGCACCTCTGCACATCTCTTCGTGTTTCTTGCTACCAATTTTGTTAAGTATGAATCCAACTATTCTCGAATTTCGATGGAATTTTGTGTATCCTAATGCAGTTGCGGCAATTGACCTTGCTGTCTTACTTGCATCGAGAACCAAAATAACAGGAGCTTGAAGTATGCTTGCTATGTGATGAGTACTAGAAAAATTCGAAGTTCCAGAGAATCCGTCATAAAATCCCATTACTCCTTCAATGACAGATATTTCTGAGTTAGAATTCTTCAAAAAACTTTGGACTACTGCCTCTTTTCCCATTATCCAAGAGTCCAGATTTCGTGCATTGTTACCCGAAATTGCAGAAAGATAAGTTGGATCAATATAGTCAGGGCCAACTTTGAATGGTTGCACTGAATAGCCATTATCTATCATTCCATGAATAATAGAACAAGTTATCGAGGTTTTTCCCACCCCGCTAGTAACACCTGCAATCAAAATACGGGGAATTTTGTTCTTTCTTATCATATGATTTTAGCAAAACAAGAACTATACCAATGTTTTTAGTATTCGAATTTGATTTTTCATTATGGAAAAAGATGGTCTTGTTATAGTATACACAGGTAAGGGAAAAGGCAAAACGACTGCAGCGCTAGGCATGGCTCTAAGAGCGACAGGATACAATCACAAAACCTGCATGATCCAGTTCATCAAGGGTTCTTGGCATTATGGGGAAATGACATCGTCAAAAAGACTAGAGCCAGAGTTTGAGCTGACAGCCATAGGGAAAGGCTTTGTTGGAATATTAGACGATAAAACTCCCAAAGAAATTCATCAAAGGATTGCAGACGAGGCAGTTGAAATAAGTAAGGAAAAGATTCTTTCTGGAAAATACGACATCATAATACTTGATGAGATAAACTACGCTGTAAATCTTGGCTTGGTACCTATGGAAAAAGTTCTCGAGATGATAAAAATAAAACCAGCACAACTGAATTTGGTTCTGACAGGAAATCATGCCAAACCAGAAATTATTGAAGCTGCAGATTTGGTAACTGAGATGAGAGAGATAAAACATCCCTTTCAACAAGGCATAAGAGCAAAAAAAGGCATAGATTTCTGAGCAACAACATTAAATTATGTACGTCGAGCCAAATTTGCATGGCTACCGAATCGCAGGAATTACCAGAGATTGGAGAAATTGTGATTGCAACCATAACCAAGCTTACTGACCATGGAGCATATGTCAGCCTTGATGAATACAGTGGACTGCAGGGGTTTCTTCACATATCTGAGATAGCTCCCGGATGGGTTCGCTCCGTAAGCAAGTTTGTGAAAGAAGGCGAAAAGAAAGTACTACTCGTAAAAAAAGTAAACCCAAATAGATCAGAAATTGATCTTTCACTAAAACAGGTTTCAAAAGAGCAGCAAAAGAAAAAGCTGTTAGAAGTCAAGAGAATTGAAAAGGGCAAGACCTTTCTAGAAAACGTTAAGGAGATAGCAGGTTTGTCCGATAATGACATAGAAAAACTTGAAGATGTGATTTTCTCAAAATATGACTTTGTGTACGATATGTTTTTGGATGTAGTAACAAAAGGCATTGCTGTTTTAGATGAGCTAAAACTTGCAAAAAAAACCGTTTCTGCGATAGAAGAGGTAAGTACAAAGATCAAGCCTCCATCAGTTGAAATTCGGGGAATTTCTGAAATTACTTGCAATAAATCTGACGGTGTAGAGGTAATCAAGAATGCGCTTTTGGATGCAATTGGTGAGCAAAAGGCAAATGTAAATGTGGTATACATAGGCGCACCAAAGTACAGAATAACGGTAAAGGGTCAGGACTTTAAGACTGCAGAAAGAATGCTAAAACCCATATTAGATAAACTACAGAAAACCGTTGAAAAAAATCATGGGACGTTTAATTTTACAAGAGAAGAGTCAAAGAAAACAAGAGAAGGATAACATTGAAGTTTCAGATTCGTAAGTGTCCAGACTGTAAAAAATATACTCTAAAAGACGCATGTCCACACTGCAGTTCCAAGACGAATACTGTTCATCCAGCAAAGTTTTCTCCTGATGATAAATATGCAAGATACCGTATTGCAGACAAATTTAAAGAAGAGTCATCTAGCGAGATATAGTTAAGAAATCCTTATACTTTTGATTCGTGCCTGCTCAACGTTCACTGGTTGATCATCAGAATTTGTTTTTAGGGAACCCAGTTTATCTACTACAACTTTACCTTCCACTACTTCGCCAAAAATTGTATACTTGCCATCGAGGAATGGTGCATCGCCCAAGACGATGAAAAATTGCGAACCTCCACTATCGATATCTCCTCCTCTTGCCATTGACACAACATATTTTGTATGTTTTAGGCTGCTAAATTCAGCAGGAATCATATATCCAGGTCCTCCCGTTCCCCAAGTTTGAGGTGGACCAGATACTGTATTTGGATCTCCACCCTGTATTACAAACCCAGGTATGATTCTGTGGAATAGTGTTCCATCATAGAAGTGCGAATCTGCGAGTTTTTTGAAGTTATCAACCGTTTTTGGCGCCACGTCTTTGTTGAGTTGAATTACAATGTCGCCCAGTGTTGTCTCTATTGTCGCAAATTCCCCAGATGTTTTGATGATTGATTCGCTAGAGGCCTCAGTGTCCGATTCTGTCACTGTAGCTGCTTCTGTTTTTGGTTTGTAATCTTTGTTTATCTCATAAATTAAAACACCATTAATAGGCCCAGAGTCTTTTCGTAAAAAGCCAGAGGATTCATAGACAAGTTTTAATGGTCCGTTGCCATCTTTGGGAAATTTAATATCATTTATGTAAATTGGAGTAAATCCGGATACATACGATTGCGACTGTTGCTGAGTGTTAAGATCTACATAAAACATTGGAGAAAATGGGATCATTTTACCCAATAATGTGTCATTCCAGAACTCGTTTGTTCCACTTAATCCGTCACCATAGACGTATTTGTCAACGGATACGCCTGCAATTCTCATAAACCACTGTTTTTTACTTTCATCCCCACCACCTTGAACAAGGTATAGTGATGGGTCTTCGCTGTTTACTCTCTGTGCAGCAACATAGATCAAGACATAATCTGCATTCAGGCCCTCAGAGGGTTTGTCGCTGGTTAGTATTCTCCATGCTTCGTCAGGTGAGCTAAGTAGCATTTTTGCAATCAGCTTTATTTGCCAGTCGATCAGGGTGGCGTTATCTGCTAGTGTTTTCCTTTCACCAAGAGTTGTAATCCAGTAGCCATAATCCCACCAAGATGCAATAACTGCATCCTTTGGAGTATTGTTTTTGATCCAGTCCATTGCATCAAGCCAGTCAGTTGTAGCTATGTTGTAGTTACTTCCGCCATTTAGAATGGTTGGAGGTGCTTTTACACTATTTACCCAGTTAGAGCTTGCTGGAAGCATAATTGGTATAATCAGCAAAACAGTAATGATGACAGTAAAAGAAATTTT of Candidatus Nitrosotenuis sp. DW1 contains these proteins:
- a CDS encoding cobalt-precorrin 5A hydrolase, with the translated sequence MGKTAILAITKNGVKIASIIKEMFPTWEIFAPAKFADTTNANWYDDSTTSKIADLYKSSDAIICIFSLGAVIRLIAPHLGDKKTDPAVIVIDDKANFVISTLSGHLGGANELANELAKKLGSTAVITTAADVNKTIPVDLVGRKFGWNIDDDSTVTKISAFMVNEEKVGVYQDAGERNWWEGDLPKNVTVYDTFEKLEKSDSKGFLIITDRKITGEILKNAVVYRPKTLVVGVGLHGDTTKEKILEGLYACLEKFNLSPKAIARFASIKKPQDINSLIETAKEFGVSVEYFERDDLAKVRIPNPSVMVEAFEGTASVSEAASILSSKGSLVVEKQKFPPDLTIAIARIEK
- the metK gene encoding methionine adenosyltransferase produces the protein MSRSFLFTSESVTEGHPDKICDKISDALLDEFLRQDPDSRVAIETMTTTGVVIVAGEVTSKARFDIQDVVRKTIREIGYDKPEFGFDADSCSVLVSLHAQSPDISQGVTATDNKDQGAGDQGLMFGYAVNETDELMPLPILLAHKLTRRLAELRKSKELAWVRPDGKSQVTIEYEDGKPKGIEAIVISTQHSPDITNSDIRNQIIEKVIKPVCGKWWNDKIKIHVNPTGRFVIGGPPGDAGLTGRKIIVDTYGGMGRHGGGAFSGKDPSKVDRSACYMCRYIAKNIVASGLADKCEVQVAYAIGVAEPVSLMVNTFGTGKISEEDIENLVRKNFDMRPRAIISHLDLKKPIYRDTAAYGHFGRTDILFPWEKTDKAELLKKAAGL
- a CDS encoding ATPase domain-containing protein, whose amino-acid sequence is MISTGIKRLDDLLGGGIKNGIITDIFGASSTGKTQLVLQIAVNCLSQGGTILYQDTTGNFRPERLLDMLKPKKLDTALLDKITVGRITNAQEQFSAISKIGQSNFSLVIIDNITDLFSFEYSKEDQILEKNKQFTKYMKQLATVSFEKKIPIVVVNMIRKINDIEQENLDSVMSLFTHVKIKLSKKSTNYMGEVFPHSGENQFYYKIEKNGLMSST
- a CDS encoding SDR family oxidoreductase; this encodes MNEKRSQIAITGANGFVGRNLIKFLNHNKVSIISLTRSKHLSLKYETNVRYSDLDQKNLISKLKNCNALVHLIGQGTQSVDATYDDVNIELTKTIVKLCKNAKIRKIVYISGFGVSKSTTFGYFISKFKAEQEIIKSGLDYTILRASYIVGNNDPLTKNLNKQIKNDSVTIPGSGSYRLQPISVDDVTKVILASTTSKQFSNKIVDLVGPQTVTFENFVRRFTKKQAKIKKVDLEEAYHTALNQPKNAIYGLDDLNILVGDFVGSHKKLERLCGFKLTPLKKIL
- a CDS encoding RNA-protein complex protein Nop10, with translation MKFQIRKCPDCKKYTLKDACPHCSSKTNTVHPAKFSPDDKYARYRIADKFKEESSSEI
- a CDS encoding U6 snRNA-associated Sm-like protein LSm6, encoding MSQTSVKKPLTTLQKNTKKKVTVRLKNEVEYKGKMDNVDSYMNLIMTDAEELHDGKISANYGRVIVRGNNVLFIRLENEL
- the cobO gene encoding cob(I)yrinic acid a,c-diamide adenosyltransferase, with the protein product MEKDGLVIVYTGKGKGKTTAALGMALRATGYNHKTCMIQFIKGSWHYGEMTSSKRLEPEFELTAIGKGFVGILDDKTPKEIHQRIADEAVEISKEKILSGKYDIIILDEINYAVNLGLVPMEKVLEMIKIKPAQLNLVLTGNHAKPEIIEAADLVTEMREIKHPFQQGIRAKKGIDF
- a CDS encoding cobyrinate a,c-diamide synthase → MIRKNKIPRILIAGVTSGVGKTSITCSIIHGMIDNGYSVQPFKVGPDYIDPTYLSAISGNNARNLDSWIMGKEAVVQSFLKNSNSEISVIEGVMGFYDGFSGTSNFSSTHHIASILQAPVILVLDASKTARSIAATALGYTKFHRNSRIVGFILNKIGSKKHEEMCRGALSSLKIPILGIIPKNSEFDIQSRHLGLIPVIEQNELKQKIKKIAKKISGYLDIDGIISAAKQASPFLQASKELQTRYRVKIGVALDKSFNFYYYDNFDALRREGAKIEFFSPISDPVPPKCDGLYIGGGFPEVLGQLLTKNHTMKKSIKSLAEQGMPIYAECGGLMYLTKSIEYGDKKYSTVGLFDAETTMEKKMTLNYTKAQVISDCIVAKKSTKLFGHEFHYSELKSIPKDSKFAYELSIGVGINGKKDGLLEYNTLASYMHLYFDRNNYPYNFVKNCIKFSAR
- a CDS encoding precorrin-8X methylmutase; amino-acid sequence: MQTRKGQSIEDESMEIIEQEIGPHPYRGPEWQIVRRIIHSTADFDFAGENGLIFHKDAVKNGLEALQGGKNIIVDVNGVIGLLNKKNLDDFKTNVICDISNPAVVKEATKLDKTRAQMAMRMRASEMNDGIVVIGNAPTALLEVIGMIKEKITRPKLVIGVPVGFVSAAESKDLLQTIDLPYITNKGRKGGSPCAAAIINALFKIIRESSS
- a CDS encoding sirohydrochlorin chelatase; the encoded protein is MKRGLLLIDRGSKEREAEEELEKICLKVKEKGKYIFSEYCFLEVVPPYIEDGIAKCLNQEIDSLTIVPYFLYPGKKVKAAVTEAMKFQTKTKVKFLVTKPMSMHKTLLELVDNRISAALKKNNVDLPKKDVDVLIIGHGSMDPNAQISINYIVDGMRKIYRNADRCFLEIEQPDIASGVESAQKNNPQVLVIVFYFLHEGAHVKTDINQDLKPALEKAKLKHVYITEHIGVDEKMVDLILERAQEVENAN
- a CDS encoding translation initiation factor IF-2 subunit alpha — protein: MATESQELPEIGEIVIATITKLTDHGAYVSLDEYSGLQGFLHISEIAPGWVRSVSKFVKEGEKKVLLVKKVNPNRSEIDLSLKQVSKEQQKKKLLEVKRIEKGKTFLENVKEIAGLSDNDIEKLEDVIFSKYDFVYDMFLDVVTKGIAVLDELKLAKKTVSAIEEVSTKIKPPSVEIRGISEITCNKSDGVEVIKNALLDAIGEQKANVNVVYIGAPKYRITVKGQDFKTAERMLKPILDKLQKTVEKNHGTFNFTREESKKTREG